One window of the Chryseobacterium sp. CY350 genome contains the following:
- the yidC gene encoding membrane protein insertase YidC produces MQQNNGLDKSQIISFAVLCLVLFGFMFYFQNKQQEEDAVKAQQQKTEQAKNPVKPTPAANINPNVTPNSIQTANLANKQLKLEFSSLGGQVSKVELVEYKAYDRKTDTADLPLNLITKNNSNYGFQFKDKTGKTINTKDLVFSPVVAGNVVTMTANYNGAVIQFVYTLLDKYRLDYKVRTQGLAKVTSDNKADFIWDYQVRNLEKGRAQEQSHSEFSYAFNNYEDYEYDGRTTMEEEKETLNWIGVKQQFFASVIESKNGFTQSKGNQEAFEEGEYLKKLNYEGFVQMTGNELNQDFTWYFMPLDLPLLKSYDKNFDEILPLGWSFIGGMNRYFFMPMYNLIASWGITAGWVIFLMTIIVKLILSPIMYKQHKLSAMMKVIRPEIDEATAKFKDADPMKKQQATMEIYRKAGVNQMAGCLPALVQIPIFYALFRFFPNFIDLRGQGFWFAKDLTAYDDLIKLPFKIPFLGDHLSVFAIACTIVILIYTVMTSGNVQQPQQEGMPNMKVLMYIFPITFLFFLNTSASGLSWYYFVSNAINILIILVIKYVILDEKKIHAQIQANKEKPKAEGKFQKRMREMMEKAQEQQKTQEQTRGKKK; encoded by the coding sequence ATGCAACAGAACAACGGACTCGATAAAAGCCAGATTATTAGTTTTGCAGTTTTATGTTTGGTACTCTTCGGATTTATGTTTTATTTCCAGAATAAACAGCAGGAAGAAGACGCCGTAAAAGCACAACAGCAGAAAACCGAGCAGGCAAAAAATCCTGTAAAACCAACTCCGGCAGCCAATATCAATCCCAATGTAACTCCAAATTCAATTCAGACTGCAAATTTGGCCAACAAACAATTGAAACTTGAGTTTTCAAGCTTAGGGGGGCAGGTTTCTAAAGTAGAGCTCGTAGAATATAAAGCTTATGACCGTAAAACCGACACTGCAGATCTTCCGCTTAATCTGATCACTAAAAATAACTCAAACTACGGTTTTCAGTTTAAAGATAAAACGGGCAAAACAATCAATACTAAAGATTTGGTTTTCTCGCCGGTTGTTGCAGGAAATGTGGTGACTATGACTGCCAATTATAATGGAGCAGTCATTCAGTTTGTTTATACATTGTTAGATAAATACAGATTAGATTACAAAGTGAGAACTCAAGGTCTTGCTAAAGTGACTTCAGATAACAAAGCAGATTTTATCTGGGATTATCAGGTTAGAAACCTTGAAAAAGGTAGAGCACAGGAACAGTCTCACTCAGAATTCTCTTATGCGTTTAATAATTATGAAGATTATGAATATGACGGGAGAACAACAATGGAAGAGGAAAAAGAAACGCTTAACTGGATTGGTGTAAAACAGCAGTTTTTCGCTTCTGTAATTGAATCTAAAAATGGTTTTACTCAAAGCAAAGGAAATCAGGAAGCTTTTGAAGAAGGAGAATATCTGAAAAAACTGAATTACGAAGGTTTTGTTCAAATGACAGGTAATGAACTGAATCAGGATTTTACCTGGTATTTCATGCCATTAGATTTACCATTATTAAAATCTTACGATAAGAATTTTGACGAAATTTTACCGTTAGGCTGGTCATTCATCGGAGGAATGAACCGTTATTTCTTCATGCCGATGTATAACCTGATTGCATCTTGGGGAATCACCGCAGGTTGGGTTATTTTCTTAATGACAATCATTGTTAAATTGATCTTATCGCCAATTATGTACAAACAGCATAAATTGAGTGCGATGATGAAAGTAATTCGTCCGGAAATTGACGAGGCTACTGCGAAATTCAAGGATGCAGATCCTATGAAGAAGCAACAGGCAACAATGGAAATCTATCGGAAAGCAGGTGTAAATCAGATGGCGGGTTGTTTACCGGCTTTGGTACAGATTCCTATTTTCTATGCATTGTTTAGATTCTTCCCGAACTTTATTGATTTGAGAGGGCAAGGATTCTGGTTTGCAAAAGATTTGACGGCTTATGATGACTTGATTAAATTACCATTTAAAATACCTTTCTTGGGAGATCATTTAAGTGTGTTTGCGATTGCGTGTACAATTGTGATCTTAATTTATACAGTAATGACTTCAGGAAATGTGCAGCAGCCACAACAGGAAGGTATGCCAAATATGAAAGTATTGATGTATATTTTCCCGATTACATTCTTATTCTTCCTGAATACTTCAGCATCAGGTTTATCTTGGTATTATTTTGTGTCGAATGCGATTAACATTTTGATTATTCTAGTCATAAAATATGTGATCTTGGATGAAAAGAAAATTCATGCGCAAATTCAGGCTAATAAAGAAAAACCAAAAGCAGAAGGAAAGTTCCAGAAGAGAATGAGAGAAATGATGGAAAAGGCTCAGGAACAGCAGAAAACGCAGGAGCAGACGAGAGGTAAAAAGAAATAA
- the radA gene encoding DNA repair protein RadA: protein MAKLRTAYFCQNCGSQYSQWMGQCKNCGEWNTLVEEIVEKTPKKSLSPSKTKQSVINIIEVEAIEEPRIKTPSDELNRVLGGGIVLGSVTLIGGEPGIGKSTLLLQLALKMKKKVFYVSGEESASQIKMRADRLADVKNPNCFLYTETSLEKILHEAKKLEPDFVIIDSIQTLQSQLIESSPGTVSQIRECSNEIIKYAKEYNVPVFLVGHITKDGQIAGPKVLEHMVDVVLNFDGDRNHLFRLLRANKNRFGSTAEIGIYEMVSQGLKEIKNPSEILITKKFEELSGNSVAVTLEGNRPMLLEIQALVSTAVYGTPQRSSTGFDSKRLNMLLAVLEKRAGFQLGAKDVFLNITGGIKTDDPALDLAVVASILSSNEDIAISEHYCFAGEIGLSGEIRPIAQAEQRITEAEKLGYEKIFISNLNKLPKKKFGIKIEEVSKVEDFHERLF from the coding sequence ATGGCAAAACTGAGAACAGCATATTTCTGTCAAAACTGCGGATCGCAGTATTCACAATGGATGGGACAGTGTAAAAACTGTGGCGAATGGAATACTTTGGTAGAAGAAATTGTAGAAAAAACTCCGAAAAAAAGTTTATCTCCTTCAAAAACCAAACAAAGCGTCATCAACATCATTGAAGTTGAAGCAATTGAAGAACCTCGTATCAAAACTCCTTCCGATGAACTCAACCGTGTTTTGGGAGGCGGAATTGTGTTAGGTTCGGTCACATTGATCGGTGGAGAACCGGGAATCGGGAAATCTACTCTACTTCTTCAGCTTGCATTAAAGATGAAGAAAAAAGTTTTCTATGTTTCCGGTGAAGAAAGTGCTTCTCAGATCAAAATGAGAGCCGACCGATTGGCTGATGTGAAAAACCCAAACTGTTTTCTGTACACCGAAACTTCATTAGAAAAAATTCTTCACGAAGCTAAAAAATTGGAGCCGGATTTTGTCATTATTGATTCTATTCAAACTCTGCAGTCACAGCTTATCGAAAGTTCACCGGGAACGGTTTCGCAAATCCGTGAATGTTCTAATGAAATCATTAAATATGCTAAAGAATATAATGTTCCTGTCTTCCTAGTCGGTCACATTACAAAAGACGGACAAATTGCCGGTCCGAAAGTTTTGGAACATATGGTCGATGTAGTTTTGAATTTTGACGGAGACAGAAATCACCTTTTCAGATTATTGAGAGCCAATAAAAACCGTTTCGGATCAACCGCGGAAATCGGAATTTACGAAATGGTATCGCAAGGTTTAAAGGAAATAAAAAACCCTTCAGAAATTTTAATCACTAAAAAATTCGAAGAACTTTCCGGAAATTCTGTCGCAGTAACTTTAGAAGGAAACCGACCAATGCTTCTGGAAATTCAGGCTTTGGTAAGTACCGCAGTTTACGGAACTCCACAAAGAAGCTCTACTGGTTTCGATTCTAAAAGACTAAACATGCTTTTGGCGGTTCTTGAAAAAAGAGCAGGTTTTCAACTCGGCGCAAAAGATGTTTTCTTAAATATTACCGGAGGAATAAAAACCGATGATCCTGCTTTGGATTTGGCGGTTGTCGCATCTATTCTTTCATCAAATGAAGATATTGCGATTTCAGAACATTATTGCTTTGCAGGAGAAATCGGTTTAAGCGGAGAAATTCGGCCGATTGCACAAGCAGAACAAAGAATAACTGAAGCTGAAAAATTAGGCTATGAAAAAATTTTTATTTCAAATTTAAATAAACTTCCGAAGAAAAAATTCGGAATCAAGATTGAAGAAGTAAGTAAGGTTGAAGATTTTCATGAACGGCTGTTTTAA
- a CDS encoding DUF6702 family protein, translating to MKKIFFVFIFSLIFSSFTRDKHPYHVGSVEINYNSKSKTFEITGRFFLDDLENSLSEKYKKPFHFNDTNYKAQLNMALKNYCAEYLKLKTNNQLLKVNYVGYEEDNESVNVFLESDAVANPKKVEAAVSFLYNLFDDQINIVHIIVDGNRKTEKLFYPNRYLFQQF from the coding sequence ATGAAAAAAATATTTTTTGTCTTCATATTTTCTCTGATTTTCTCATCCTTCACCAGAGATAAACATCCTTATCACGTAGGTTCTGTGGAAATCAACTACAATTCGAAATCAAAAACATTTGAAATTACAGGACGTTTTTTTCTTGATGATCTGGAAAACAGCTTAAGCGAAAAATATAAAAAACCTTTTCATTTTAATGATACCAATTATAAAGCACAACTCAATATGGCTTTGAAAAACTATTGTGCAGAATATTTAAAACTAAAAACCAATAATCAATTGTTGAAAGTTAATTATGTCGGTTACGAAGAAGATAACGAGTCTGTAAATGTTTTTCTGGAATCTGATGCAGTTGCTAATCCCAAAAAAGTTGAGGCTGCGGTGAGTTTTCTCTATAATTTATTTGATGATCAAATCAACATTGTGCATATCATCGTCGATGGTAATCGTAAAACCGAAAAACTGTTTTATCCTAACAGATATCTATTTCAGCAATTTTAG
- a CDS encoding ribonuclease HII encodes MELLKKWSNFYIEAGCDEVGRGCLSGPVVAAAVILDESFEQRLVNDSKKLNFKTRTALDLYIKENVKSYAIAELPSEFIDEHNILNASIHAMHQALDNLTVRPELILVDGNRFHPYNFIPHQCIIKGDSKILSIAAASILAKNYRDQLMIQLHEEHPEYGWNTNYGYATKKHQEALIKHGSTKYHRQSFRLKYD; translated from the coding sequence ATGGAATTACTAAAAAAATGGTCAAATTTTTATATAGAAGCTGGTTGCGACGAAGTTGGAAGAGGATGCTTGAGCGGGCCTGTTGTTGCGGCGGCGGTTATTCTTGATGAAAGTTTCGAGCAAAGATTAGTAAATGATTCTAAAAAACTGAACTTTAAGACGAGAACAGCACTCGATTTATATATTAAAGAGAATGTCAAAAGTTATGCAATTGCCGAACTCCCTTCAGAGTTTATTGATGAACATAATATATTGAATGCCAGTATTCATGCGATGCATCAGGCACTAGATAATTTAACGGTACGCCCGGAGTTGATTCTTGTTGATGGAAACAGATTTCACCCTTATAATTTTATTCCTCATCAATGTATTATTAAAGGAGATTCAAAAATTTTGTCGATTGCCGCAGCTTCTATTTTAGCTAAAAATTATCGAGATCAGTTAATGATTCAGTTGCATGAGGAACATCCCGAGTACGGATGGAATACTAATTACGGATATGCAACAAAAAAGCATCAGGAAGCCCTGATAAAGCATGGTTCAACAAAATATCACAGGCAATCTTTCAGGTTGAAATATGATTAA
- a CDS encoding CTP synthase yields MSKKNTKYIFVTGGVTSSLGKGIVSASLGLLLKSRGFNVTIQKLDPYINIDPGTLNPYEHGECYVTEDGAETDLDLGHYERYLDSPTSQNNNVTTGKIYQTVIEKERKGDFLGKTVQVIPHITNEIKRRIKILSKQNYDIIITEIGGTVGDIESLPYIETVRQLKWELGEKNSMVIHLTLLPYLASSGELKTKPSQHSVRQLMESGIMADVLVCRTEHKIPKDQRAKLAQFCNVSLDNVIECKDLETIYEVPMYLQKQNFDDVVLKELDLKSDKEADLKDWKTFLKKFQNPKRTVEIALVGKYISLQDSYISIAEAFKHAGADIETEVKIRWVYSGDLTKENIEESLAGVCGILVAPGFGDRGIEGKILTAQYARENKVPMLGICLGMQIMTIEFARNVLGYTKSNSMEFDTSTEHPVISLMEEQKNVVDKGGTMRLGAWKCAVKNGSKLYEIYGSKNISERHRHRYEFNSEYIQEFEKNGFLATGTNPETGLVEALEMPDHPFYVGVQYHPEYKSTVATPHPLFRAFIKACEKQIK; encoded by the coding sequence ATGAGTAAAAAGAATACAAAGTACATCTTTGTGACAGGAGGTGTAACTTCATCTTTGGGAAAGGGAATCGTTTCTGCTTCTCTGGGACTATTGCTAAAATCACGCGGATTTAATGTAACGATTCAAAAACTTGATCCTTACATCAATATCGACCCGGGAACGCTGAATCCTTATGAACATGGAGAATGTTACGTGACCGAAGATGGTGCTGAAACGGATCTGGATTTAGGACATTACGAGCGTTATCTAGACTCTCCGACTTCTCAAAATAACAACGTTACCACAGGAAAAATCTACCAGACTGTAATCGAAAAAGAAAGAAAAGGAGACTTTCTTGGGAAAACAGTTCAGGTGATCCCTCATATTACCAACGAAATCAAACGAAGAATTAAAATTCTTTCTAAACAGAACTACGATATCATCATTACTGAGATCGGTGGAACTGTGGGAGATATTGAATCCTTACCTTACATTGAAACCGTTCGTCAGTTGAAATGGGAATTAGGTGAGAAAAATTCTATGGTGATTCACCTTACTTTATTACCATATTTGGCTTCAAGTGGAGAATTAAAAACAAAACCTTCTCAGCATTCTGTACGTCAGTTGATGGAAAGCGGAATTATGGCAGATGTTTTGGTTTGCCGTACAGAACATAAAATTCCAAAAGATCAGAGAGCAAAATTGGCTCAGTTCTGTAACGTTTCTTTAGACAATGTGATCGAATGTAAAGATTTGGAAACAATCTATGAGGTTCCGATGTATCTGCAAAAGCAGAATTTTGACGACGTTGTTCTTAAAGAATTAGATCTGAAAAGCGACAAAGAAGCAGACCTTAAAGACTGGAAAACCTTTCTTAAAAAATTCCAAAATCCGAAAAGAACAGTAGAGATCGCTTTGGTTGGAAAATATATTTCTCTTCAGGATTCTTATATTTCAATTGCTGAAGCTTTCAAGCATGCAGGTGCAGATATTGAGACAGAAGTAAAAATCAGATGGGTTTATAGTGGTGATTTAACCAAAGAAAATATTGAAGAAAGCTTAGCGGGAGTTTGTGGGATCTTGGTAGCACCAGGTTTTGGCGACAGAGGTATTGAGGGGAAAATTCTTACGGCTCAGTATGCAAGAGAAAACAAAGTTCCGATGTTGGGAATTTGCTTGGGAATGCAGATCATGACTATAGAATTTGCGAGAAATGTTTTAGGTTATACCAAATCTAATTCAATGGAATTTGATACGTCAACAGAACATCCTGTAATTTCATTAATGGAAGAACAGAAAAATGTAGTAGATAAAGGAGGTACAATGCGTCTTGGAGCGTGGAAATGTGCTGTGAAAAACGGTTCAAAACTTTATGAAATCTACGGAAGCAAAAATATTTCTGAAAGACACCGTCACAGATATGAATTTAATAGTGAATATATTCAGGAATTTGAGAAAAACGGTTTCTTAGCAACTGGTACAAACCCGGAAACAGGTTTGGTAGAAGCATTAGAAATGCCGGATCACCCATTCTACGTTGGTGTACAATATCACCCGGAATACAAAAGTACGGTTGCAACACCGCATCCTTTGTTCAGAGCTTTTATTAAGGCATGTGAGAAACAGATAAAGTAA
- a CDS encoding acyl carrier protein phosphodiesterase — MNFLAHSFLTFNDGQIVGQFLEDFIRNKDRYSFPKDIQDGITLHRAVDTFTDSHPAIHEAKKVFSPLVRLYAGAFVDVSLDYFVANDLQLNSLKEWKEHSLKVYRVLHENYQYLPANFRNMLTRMEQDNWLYNYRHDQNIKFSMTNVLNKAKYLEKDIPVFEAFLDNKDILQKCYDDFFPDLLAHAKAENALLQLQK; from the coding sequence ATGAACTTTCTTGCGCATTCTTTTCTCACCTTCAATGACGGACAAATTGTCGGGCAATTTCTGGAAGATTTCATTCGAAACAAAGACCGATATTCTTTTCCTAAAGACATTCAGGACGGTATTACTTTACACAGAGCGGTTGATACTTTTACAGATTCTCATCCCGCAATTCATGAGGCAAAAAAAGTTTTTAGTCCGCTTGTAAGGTTATATGCCGGAGCCTTTGTAGATGTTTCTTTGGATTATTTTGTCGCCAACGATTTGCAGCTAAATTCATTAAAAGAGTGGAAAGAACATTCGTTGAAAGTATATCGGGTGCTTCATGAAAACTACCAATATCTTCCCGCTAATTTCAGAAACATGCTTACAAGAATGGAACAGGACAACTGGCTGTACAATTACCGTCACGATCAGAATATTAAATTTAGCATGACAAATGTTTTAAATAAGGCCAAATATCTTGAAAAAGACATTCCCGTATTTGAGGCTTTTTTGGATAATAAAGATATTTTGCAGAAATGCTATGACGATTTTTTTCCAGATCTCTTGGCACACGCTAAAGCTGAAAATGCTCTTTTGCAACTTCAAAAATAG
- a CDS encoding YceI family protein translates to MKKLILSFVFAFVSMISFAQSTWTVDPMHSSVNFNIKHMGISFVQGRFDKFDGKVSTPGATLDNAKFNFSVQTESINTGVEPRDKHLKSADFFDAEKFPTMKFESTSLVIGKNNAYILKGKLTVKDVTKEVSIPVTFGGVTKNQQGKDVAGLQAKFTVNRLDYNIKYDPTGAGVAKDVEIVLFFELVK, encoded by the coding sequence ATGAAAAAATTAATACTAAGTTTTGTTTTTGCTTTTGTAAGCATGATCAGTTTTGCACAATCTACTTGGACTGTAGATCCTATGCATTCATCTGTAAATTTCAATATCAAGCACATGGGAATCAGTTTTGTGCAAGGTAGATTTGATAAATTTGACGGAAAAGTTTCTACTCCGGGAGCGACTTTAGATAATGCAAAATTTAACTTTTCAGTACAAACTGAATCTATCAATACAGGAGTTGAGCCAAGAGATAAGCATTTGAAAAGTGCAGATTTCTTTGATGCTGAAAAATTCCCGACAATGAAGTTTGAAAGCACTTCTTTAGTTATAGGAAAAAACAATGCTTATATTTTAAAAGGTAAACTGACTGTAAAAGATGTTACAAAAGAAGTAAGTATTCCGGTAACCTTCGGTGGGGTTACAAAAAACCAACAGGGAAAAGATGTTGCAGGTTTGCAGGCAAAATTTACAGTTAACCGTTTAGATTACAATATTAAATATGATCCTACAGGAGCAGGTGTTGCTAAAGATGTTGAGATTGTATTGTTTTTTGAATTAGTGAAATAA
- a CDS encoding zinc-dependent metalloprotease, with translation MKTQLTCLFLFFVTFLMAQTKIFQNPINNNSLSTIQKISSSLASNYILTKYYSQSSFDLKSDIEVVLPDNRVIKAKFSKEFSYSNKSESSTYIIEHEPKSELVFSKFDNIITGMYASGEGEKIIFHQTDNGVFAVSVVNEAHLINQDSKNDFILNESSISQKVNANICLDNTPVCAATTIDVLVVYTSAARLSWGGIAQSNSMIATAITNFNTALLNSGVSNVTINLVYAGEILYTETGNINTDLASFRNSNDGIMDDVHTLRSTYGADLCALVTSTPTNTCGLGYLNSNPTNYSANSAFTVSIYSCVVSNYTLAHEMGHNMGLNHDWFVSQSTAPCSNHHGYSNQTAVTLGTSSTNSQRWRTIMAYNDECAAAGIGCSRINRWANPNVNYNSEPTGIAIGNPNPSNEAFGFSRFACVVSQFTPSSLLSTTESFYKEVNDFTIFPNPAKDEINIWIKNDEKYTFKVINPLGQIVLTSDKKTINLRGLSSGQYFLNIYSDKNSLIGSKKFIIK, from the coding sequence ATGAAAACCCAATTAACTTGTCTTTTCCTGTTCTTTGTGACTTTTTTGATGGCACAGACTAAGATTTTTCAGAATCCGATCAATAATAACAGTCTCAGTACAATACAAAAAATTAGTAGTAGCCTTGCTTCAAATTATATTCTGACAAAATATTATTCGCAATCTTCTTTTGATTTAAAATCTGATATAGAAGTTGTATTGCCCGATAATAGAGTAATAAAAGCAAAATTTTCAAAAGAATTTTCGTACAGTAACAAAAGTGAATCTTCTACATACATAATCGAACATGAACCAAAATCTGAACTGGTTTTTTCTAAGTTCGATAATATCATCACCGGAATGTACGCTTCAGGAGAAGGTGAGAAAATCATTTTTCATCAAACAGACAATGGTGTTTTTGCAGTTTCTGTTGTGAATGAAGCTCATCTTATCAATCAGGATTCTAAAAATGATTTTATTTTAAACGAATCTTCGATCAGTCAGAAAGTAAATGCTAATATATGCTTAGACAACACGCCTGTATGTGCAGCGACCACCATTGATGTTTTGGTGGTTTATACCTCGGCAGCGAGACTTTCGTGGGGAGGTATAGCCCAAAGCAACTCAATGATCGCAACAGCTATTACCAATTTTAATACAGCGCTACTCAATTCAGGCGTATCAAATGTTACTATCAATTTAGTTTACGCAGGCGAAATTTTATACACAGAAACAGGAAATATCAATACAGATCTTGCAAGTTTTAGAAATAGTAATGATGGTATAATGGATGATGTACACACATTAAGATCAACTTATGGCGCAGATCTTTGCGCACTTGTAACCTCAACGCCTACAAACACTTGCGGACTTGGGTATTTGAATTCTAATCCTACTAATTATTCGGCAAACTCTGCTTTTACAGTTTCCATTTACAGTTGCGTAGTATCCAACTATACTCTTGCTCACGAGATGGGTCATAATATGGGACTTAATCACGATTGGTTTGTAAGCCAGTCAACAGCTCCTTGCAGCAACCATCATGGTTACAGCAACCAGACTGCGGTTACTTTAGGCACTTCAAGCACCAATTCTCAACGCTGGAGAACCATTATGGCATACAATGACGAATGCGCTGCAGCAGGAATTGGATGTTCAAGAATCAACAGATGGGCAAATCCCAATGTAAATTACAATTCTGAACCTACAGGAATTGCCATTGGAAACCCCAATCCTTCCAATGAAGCTTTTGGTTTTTCACGATTTGCGTGCGTCGTTTCACAATTTACACCTTCTTCTCTTTTATCAACTACGGAAAGTTTTTACAAAGAAGTGAATGATTTTACAATTTTTCCAAATCCTGCAAAAGACGAGATCAATATTTGGATTAAAAATGATGAAAAATACACCTTTAAGGTCATCAATCCTTTAGGCCAGATCGTTCTTACCTCTGATAAAAAAACTATTAATCTCCGCGGATTATCTTCCGGACAATATTTTCTAAACATATATTCTGATAAAAATTCTTTGATCGGCAGTAAAAAATTTATAATTAAATAG